The following proteins are co-located in the Diaphorobacter sp. HDW4B genome:
- a CDS encoding tripartite tricarboxylate transporter substrate binding protein yields the protein MKKTFCIAKIMASALTVGVMAQAPAAFAQDAAAGSNGYPNRPIRLIVSQQAGGSSDTVARLWAEHAGKAIGGSIAAQQALAQPADGYTLMFGGVSQMVLNKFTYKPLPYDPEKDFTGVGMLTTVPFVLVANPETGFKSLDDLAKYAKAHPDKLNFASAGLGNSTQLAVELLQKKLGISMVHVPFKGEPDGVMATIGGQTQVMGPVVGTALPHIKAKKIVPLVVLAPKRLAELPDVPAANELGVKDFDYMGWSGIVAKSGTPVAIINKLNEATKAFHNSPEVQEKLKTMMVIPMAGPASQVMEVTKRDTAAWGPTLNSLNLSSK from the coding sequence ATGAAGAAAACTTTCTGCATCGCCAAAATCATGGCGTCCGCTTTGACCGTAGGCGTGATGGCGCAAGCCCCAGCCGCATTCGCGCAGGACGCCGCCGCAGGCAGCAATGGCTACCCGAATCGCCCGATCCGCCTGATCGTCTCGCAACAGGCGGGCGGCAGCTCCGACACTGTGGCGCGCCTGTGGGCCGAGCATGCAGGTAAAGCGATTGGCGGCAGCATCGCTGCCCAGCAAGCGCTGGCCCAGCCAGCCGATGGCTACACACTGATGTTCGGCGGCGTCTCGCAGATGGTGCTCAACAAGTTCACCTACAAGCCACTGCCCTACGACCCCGAAAAGGACTTCACCGGCGTCGGCATGCTGACGACGGTGCCGTTCGTGCTGGTGGCCAATCCTGAAACCGGTTTCAAGTCGCTCGACGATCTGGCCAAGTACGCCAAGGCGCATCCGGACAAACTTAATTTCGCATCGGCAGGCTTGGGCAATTCCACGCAACTGGCGGTCGAATTGCTGCAGAAGAAGCTGGGTATCTCGATGGTGCACGTGCCTTTCAAGGGAGAGCCCGACGGCGTGATGGCCACCATTGGCGGCCAGACGCAGGTGATGGGCCCGGTGGTGGGCACGGCGCTTCCGCACATCAAGGCGAAGAAGATCGTGCCGCTGGTCGTGCTGGCGCCCAAGCGCCTCGCCGAGCTGCCTGACGTGCCTGCCGCGAACGAGCTGGGGGTGAAGGACTTTGATTACATGGGTTGGAGCGGGATTGTTGCGAAGTCCGGTACGCCTGTGGCGATCATCAACAAGCTGAATGAAGCTACGAAGGCGTTCCACAACAGCCCTGAGGTGCAGGAAAAGCTGAAGACCATGATGGTGATTCCGATGGCTGGGCCTGCTTCGCAGGTGATGGAGGTTACCAAGCGGGACACGGCGGCTTGGGGGCCAACTCTCAATTCTTTGAATTTGAGTAGCAAGTAA
- a CDS encoding LysR family transcriptional regulator — MIEKDQMAWARRLKVKHLESFLVLDEAGTLTEAAARMHMTQSAMSHWLADLEELVGMPLVIRGRRVQLTPAGVLVKRLAISVIGDISRTHKELGAVAQGLTARLQIGSVWAGVARVIPQALVQFQARYPHISVYMSESPFTRLLEGLANKELDLVVGSLDARAHRDQLEHRVLFEDNVVLVVGKGSRFWNSKEKVVRLADLQHDNWIMPSKGTLTRIQLDTALLDAGISWLLPKVETAAITTLQALMQAGDYIGVCSEAMAQYQVALGSMKILPLDTQIRFGPVGVVWNKDTNSEAVRLFVEHLTESSLQR; from the coding sequence ATGATTGAAAAAGACCAGATGGCCTGGGCTCGGCGGCTCAAGGTCAAGCATCTTGAATCGTTTCTTGTGCTTGACGAAGCCGGAACCCTCACCGAAGCCGCTGCACGCATGCACATGACGCAGTCCGCCATGTCGCATTGGCTCGCCGATCTGGAAGAGCTCGTCGGCATGCCGCTCGTGATACGCGGGCGGCGCGTGCAGCTCACGCCCGCAGGTGTGCTCGTCAAGCGGCTGGCGATCAGCGTGATTGGCGACATCTCTCGCACCCACAAGGAACTGGGGGCCGTCGCGCAAGGCCTCACGGCGCGACTGCAGATCGGCAGCGTGTGGGCTGGCGTGGCACGCGTGATACCGCAGGCCTTGGTGCAGTTTCAGGCACGTTATCCGCACATTTCTGTCTACATGTCGGAAAGCCCATTCACGCGCTTGTTGGAAGGATTGGCCAATAAGGAACTCGATCTGGTGGTGGGATCGCTGGATGCGCGAGCGCACCGTGACCAGTTGGAGCATCGCGTGCTGTTTGAAGACAACGTGGTGCTGGTCGTCGGCAAGGGCAGCCGCTTCTGGAACAGCAAAGAAAAAGTCGTGCGGCTTGCCGACCTGCAGCATGACAACTGGATCATGCCTTCCAAAGGAACGCTCACGCGCATTCAGCTCGATACCGCCTTGCTCGATGCCGGCATTTCGTGGCTGTTGCCCAAGGTGGAAACCGCCGCAATCACCACGCTGCAGGCGCTGATGCAAGCGGGCGACTACATCGGTGTGTGCTCCGAGGCCATGGCGCAGTATCAGGTGGCGCTGGGCAGCATGAAGATATTGCCGCTCGACACACAGATCCGCTTCGGCCCCGTGGGCGTAGTCTGGAACAAGGACACCAACTCCGAAGCCGTGAGGCTGTTCGTCGAACACCTCACGGAATCGTCGCTGCAGCGTTAG
- the mdeB gene encoding alpha-ketoglutarate dehydrogenase: protein MNAALPLHSLKWAESTMDANPDETAEWRDAFLALVATEGPERARFMLDEMARMARAQRIGWQPDLNTPYVNTVSVESQPVFPGDLAVEEKLASIMRWNALAMVVRANKAYGELGGHIASYASAADLFEIGFNHFFHACDEQNQHRGDLVFFQPHSAPGVYARAYLEGRLSEADLEHYRQEIVAPGEDAQGLSSYPHPWLMPDFWQFPTGSMGIGPISSIYHARFMRYLTHRNLLDCAGRKVWGVFGDGEMDEPESMSALTLAAREGLDNLVWVVNCNLQRLDGPVRGNGRVIDELERLFAGAGWNVIKLLWGSDWDGLFARDLTGALTRALGSTVDGQMQTFAAKDGRYNRDHFFGQSPELIALAQGMTDEQIDRLKRGGHDLVKIYAAYAAAAKASGKPTVILAHTKKGYGMGSAGQGKMTTHSQKKLDETDLIEFRNRFNLPLSDEQATNLSFFKPAEDSAEMKYLRDKRTQLGGYLPRRQTACDVVPVPPIEQFAQFALKADGKEMSTTMAFVRMLGTLLKDGQLGKRIVPIVADEARTFGMANLFKQVGIYSSVGQQYAPEDIGSVLSYREALDGQILEEGISEAGAIASWTAAATSYSVHGMAMLPFYIYYSMFGFQRVGDAIWAAADQRARGFLLGATSGRTTLGGEGLQHQDGSSHLVAATIPNCKAYDPAYAGELAVILDAGMREMMVEQKDVFYYITLMNENYAQPDLPQGVEQGVLRGCYVLERIGDASAAQNQRVTLLGSGAIFTEVRKAAAELAAQGWQVDVVSITSWSELARDGQACEQRMLSGESGGEQPWIAQLLSQTNGPVIAATDYVRAVPESVRAFAPAGRAYLTLGTDGFGRSDTRAALREFFGVDAASIVRAAKAVSAKG, encoded by the coding sequence ATGAATGCAGCTTTGCCCCTCCACTCCTTGAAATGGGCCGAATCCACCATGGACGCGAACCCCGATGAAACCGCTGAATGGCGCGATGCGTTTCTTGCGCTGGTCGCTACCGAAGGCCCGGAGCGCGCGCGCTTCATGCTCGACGAAATGGCGCGCATGGCGCGTGCGCAGCGCATTGGCTGGCAGCCCGATCTGAACACGCCTTATGTGAACACCGTCAGCGTGGAATCGCAGCCGGTGTTTCCGGGCGATCTGGCGGTGGAGGAAAAGCTCGCGTCCATCATGCGCTGGAATGCGCTCGCGATGGTGGTGCGCGCCAACAAGGCTTATGGCGAACTGGGCGGGCACATCGCCAGTTATGCGAGTGCGGCCGATCTGTTTGAAATTGGATTCAACCACTTCTTTCATGCATGCGACGAACAGAACCAACATCGCGGCGATCTGGTGTTTTTCCAACCGCACAGCGCTCCGGGCGTGTATGCACGCGCGTATCTCGAAGGCCGTCTGAGCGAAGCCGATCTCGAACATTACCGCCAGGAAATCGTCGCACCGGGCGAAGACGCGCAAGGCCTGTCGAGCTATCCGCATCCGTGGCTCATGCCCGACTTCTGGCAGTTTCCCACGGGCTCGATGGGCATTGGCCCGATCAGCAGCATCTACCATGCGCGCTTCATGCGCTACCTCACGCACCGCAATTTGCTCGACTGCGCGGGCCGCAAGGTCTGGGGCGTGTTCGGCGATGGCGAGATGGACGAGCCCGAGAGCATGAGCGCTTTGACGCTCGCCGCGCGCGAAGGACTCGACAATCTGGTGTGGGTGGTCAACTGCAATCTGCAGCGCCTCGACGGCCCCGTACGCGGCAATGGCCGCGTGATCGACGAGCTGGAAAGATTGTTTGCTGGTGCGGGCTGGAACGTCATCAAGCTGCTGTGGGGCAGCGACTGGGATGGCCTGTTCGCGCGTGATCTGACCGGTGCGCTGACACGTGCATTGGGCAGCACCGTCGATGGTCAGATGCAGACCTTTGCCGCCAAGGACGGGCGCTACAACCGCGACCATTTCTTCGGCCAGAGCCCGGAACTCATCGCGTTGGCGCAAGGCATGACCGACGAACAGATCGATCGCTTGAAGCGCGGCGGGCATGACCTTGTGAAGATCTACGCAGCCTACGCCGCAGCGGCCAAGGCCAGCGGCAAGCCGACCGTGATTCTTGCGCACACCAAGAAAGGCTACGGCATGGGCTCGGCCGGTCAGGGCAAGATGACCACGCACAGCCAGAAGAAGCTCGACGAGACCGATCTCATCGAATTCCGCAACCGCTTCAATCTGCCGCTTAGCGATGAACAGGCCACGAATCTGAGCTTTTTCAAACCCGCAGAAGACAGCGCGGAGATGAAGTACCTGCGCGACAAGCGCACGCAACTTGGCGGCTATCTGCCGCGCCGCCAGACCGCTTGCGATGTGGTTCCCGTGCCGCCGATCGAGCAGTTTGCGCAGTTCGCGCTCAAGGCCGATGGCAAGGAAATGAGCACGACGATGGCCTTCGTGCGCATGCTCGGCACCTTGCTCAAGGACGGGCAACTCGGCAAGCGCATCGTCCCCATCGTGGCCGACGAAGCACGCACCTTCGGCATGGCCAATCTGTTCAAGCAGGTGGGCATTTACTCCAGCGTTGGCCAGCAATACGCGCCCGAAGATATCGGCTCGGTGCTGAGTTACCGCGAGGCGCTCGACGGCCAGATTCTGGAAGAGGGCATCAGCGAAGCCGGTGCCATCGCCAGTTGGACGGCCGCCGCGACGAGCTACAGCGTGCATGGCATGGCGATGCTGCCGTTCTACATCTACTACTCGATGTTCGGCTTCCAGCGCGTGGGCGACGCGATCTGGGCGGCTGCCGATCAACGTGCGCGCGGCTTCCTGCTGGGCGCGACTTCGGGCCGTACCACGCTGGGCGGCGAAGGCCTGCAGCATCAGGACGGCAGCAGCCATCTCGTGGCCGCAACCATCCCGAACTGCAAGGCTTACGATCCGGCTTATGCGGGCGAATTGGCCGTGATTCTCGATGCAGGCATGCGCGAGATGATGGTCGAGCAGAAGGATGTCTTCTACTACATCACGCTGATGAACGAGAACTACGCACAGCCCGACCTGCCGCAAGGCGTGGAGCAGGGCGTGCTGCGCGGTTGTTATGTGCTCGAGCGCATCGGCGATGCATCGGCCGCGCAGAACCAGCGCGTGACCTTGCTGGGCTCCGGCGCGATCTTCACCGAAGTGCGCAAGGCTGCAGCCGAGTTGGCCGCACAAGGCTGGCAAGTCGATGTGGTGAGCATCACCAGCTGGAGCGAGCTGGCGCGCGATGGGCAAGCGTGCGAGCAGCGCATGCTGAGCGGTGAAAGCGGAGGCGAGCAGCCATGGATCGCGCAATTGCTCTCGCAAACCAACGGCCCAGTGATTGCCGCAACCGACTACGTGCGCGCCGTGCCCGAATCCGTGCGCGCGTTTGCGCCAGCAGGTCGCGCGTATCTCACGCTCGGCACGGACGGATTTGGCCGCAGCGACACGCGTGCCGCGCTGCGCGAATTCTTTGGTGTGGATGCGGCGAGCATCGTTCGCGCGGCCAAAGCGGTGTCTGCCAAAGGCTAA
- a CDS encoding Lrp/AsnC family transcriptional regulator has product MKLDTTDLRILAELQTDGSLSNVELARRVHLSPSPCLARVKALEAQGVIERYVALVNASTLGLGLNVFISISLKSQNKEALADFERRIAEHDEVMECYLMSGDADYLIRVALPDIAALERFIVEQLTPIAGIEKIRSSFALKQVRYKTALPLPQQV; this is encoded by the coding sequence ATGAAGCTGGATACTACCGATTTACGGATTCTCGCGGAGCTGCAGACCGACGGTTCGCTCTCCAACGTGGAACTCGCGCGGCGCGTGCATCTGTCGCCCTCGCCCTGTCTTGCCCGCGTCAAAGCGCTCGAAGCGCAAGGTGTGATCGAGCGCTATGTGGCGCTGGTCAACGCATCGACGCTGGGCCTCGGCCTGAACGTGTTCATCAGCATCAGCCTGAAGTCGCAGAACAAGGAAGCGCTGGCCGATTTCGAGCGCCGCATCGCCGAGCACGACGAGGTGATGGAATGCTATTTGATGAGCGGCGACGCGGACTATCTCATCCGCGTCGCGCTGCCCGACATTGCGGCGCTCGAACGCTTCATTGTCGAACAGCTCACGCCGATTGCAGGCATCGAAAAAATCCGTTCGAGCTTTGCACTCAAGCAGGTGCGCTACAAGACTGCGCTGCCGTTACCGCAGCAAGTCTGA
- a CDS encoding alpha/beta hydrolase gives MLDIPLSFLHRPATEGVAEPWLLVLMHGVGSNEQDLFGLAPYVPEAFHVLSLRAPYRMGPNANAWFDFSINGDGSRTINEPQEAASRALLIQSVESAARQLGVPASRVLVGGFSQGGIMALSLLLTRPELVAGAVALHSRMLPEIVPHIASAEAFEGKRLWVSQGLQDNVIPIANGEFIRKQVAALPLQLTYREFEGAHEIRMEELSAFAGWLEQLGSVAA, from the coding sequence ATGCTTGATATTCCCTTGAGTTTTCTTCACCGCCCCGCCACCGAAGGCGTGGCTGAACCCTGGCTGCTGGTGCTGATGCACGGCGTGGGCAGCAACGAGCAGGATCTGTTCGGGCTCGCGCCTTACGTGCCCGAGGCCTTCCATGTGCTGAGCCTGCGTGCGCCTTATCGCATGGGGCCGAATGCGAACGCGTGGTTTGATTTTTCGATCAACGGCGATGGTTCGCGCACCATCAACGAACCGCAGGAAGCCGCCAGCCGCGCCTTGCTGATCCAGTCCGTCGAATCGGCTGCGCGCCAGTTGGGCGTGCCCGCGTCACGCGTGCTGGTGGGGGGCTTCAGCCAGGGCGGCATCATGGCCTTGTCGCTGTTGCTCACGCGCCCCGAATTGGTCGCGGGCGCGGTTGCCCTGCACAGCCGCATGCTGCCCGAAATCGTGCCGCACATCGCCTCTGCCGAGGCCTTCGAAGGCAAGCGCCTGTGGGTGAGCCAAGGGCTGCAGGACAACGTCATTCCGATTGCGAACGGCGAGTTCATCCGCAAGCAGGTGGCTGCATTGCCGCTGCAACTGACCTACCGCGAATTCGAAGGCGCGCACGAGATCCGCATGGAAGAACTCTCGGCGTTTGCCGGTTGGCTGGAGCAACTCGGCTCGGTCGCCGCCTGA
- a CDS encoding LysR family transcriptional regulator, with the protein MKRLPDLEAWAIFAKIAETGSFARTAADFGLSQATVSKAITRLETRMNTVLFHRTSRRLSLTESGQAALDRATRILEFGEAVESDIAEQSSSLRGMIRLSAPMSFGIARLAPALPAFMAEHPDVVLDVQFNDMQVDIVAERFDLVLRIANLADSSLLARQLCIVQILLVGSPAYFARHGKPKHPRDLAKHKALLYSYSRSGPNWRFKHKRHGELVQPMDALLQCNNAEALMPALLAGQGLALQPAFLVWQQLQTGELETAMDDWSVDTIALHIVTPPGRRRPARVQALIDYLAHHYAKEPWAEVTEIAPDASP; encoded by the coding sequence ATGAAACGCCTGCCTGATCTCGAAGCCTGGGCCATCTTCGCCAAGATCGCGGAGACGGGTTCCTTCGCTCGCACGGCGGCCGATTTCGGGCTGTCGCAAGCCACGGTCTCCAAGGCCATCACGCGTCTGGAGACGCGGATGAACACCGTGCTTTTCCATCGCACATCGCGGCGTCTGTCGCTCACCGAAAGTGGTCAGGCGGCGCTGGATCGGGCCACGCGCATTCTTGAATTCGGCGAGGCGGTGGAGTCCGACATCGCCGAGCAATCCAGCAGTCTGCGCGGCATGATCCGGCTGTCCGCGCCCATGTCGTTCGGCATCGCGCGGCTGGCACCGGCGCTGCCCGCGTTCATGGCCGAGCATCCCGATGTGGTGCTCGATGTTCAGTTCAACGACATGCAGGTCGACATCGTCGCCGAGCGTTTCGATCTGGTGCTGCGCATTGCCAATCTGGCGGATTCCAGCCTGCTGGCGCGGCAGTTGTGCATCGTGCAGATTCTGCTGGTCGGCTCGCCCGCGTACTTTGCGCGGCATGGCAAGCCCAAACATCCGCGCGATCTGGCCAAGCACAAGGCGTTGCTGTACAGCTATTCGCGCAGCGGGCCGAACTGGCGCTTCAAGCACAAGCGCCACGGTGAACTGGTGCAACCCATGGATGCGCTGCTGCAATGCAACAACGCCGAGGCGCTGATGCCCGCGTTGCTGGCGGGGCAGGGGCTGGCGCTGCAACCGGCGTTTCTGGTGTGGCAGCAATTGCAGACTGGCGAGCTTGAAACCGCGATGGACGACTGGAGCGTGGACACGATTGCGCTGCACATCGTGACGCCGCCCGGCCGCCGACGACCCGCGCGCGTGCAGGCGTTGATCGACTATCTGGCGCATCACTACGCCAAGGAACCCTGGGCCGAGGTGACGGAAATCGCTCCCGACGCATCCCCATGA
- a CDS encoding pirin family protein, which translates to MIERRSLESLGGGNHGWLDTKHHFSFAEYHDPQRMHWGSLRVWNDDTIEGGTGFPAHPHANMEIITYVREGAITHQDSLGNKGRTEAGDVQVMSAGTGVRHSEYNMEPGTTRIFQIWIIPNSQGGAPMWGAKPFPKGERAGKFITLASGMAGDTDALPIRANARLACATIKAGEKVEYQFSSPTRRGYLVLATGHATVNGKVELNARDGAAIFGESALIITASEDTELLLVDAEDLQ; encoded by the coding sequence ATGATCGAACGACGCTCTCTCGAAAGTCTTGGCGGTGGCAATCACGGCTGGTTGGACACCAAACACCACTTCTCTTTCGCCGAATACCACGACCCGCAGCGCATGCACTGGGGCTCGCTGCGCGTGTGGAACGACGACACCATCGAAGGCGGCACCGGCTTTCCGGCCCACCCACACGCCAACATGGAAATCATCACCTACGTGCGCGAAGGTGCGATCACCCATCAGGACAGCCTGGGCAACAAGGGCCGCACCGAAGCGGGCGATGTGCAGGTGATGAGCGCGGGCACCGGCGTGCGCCACTCCGAATACAACATGGAGCCCGGCACCACCCGCATCTTCCAGATCTGGATCATTCCCAACAGCCAAGGTGGCGCGCCGATGTGGGGTGCCAAGCCCTTTCCGAAGGGTGAGCGCGCAGGCAAGTTCATCACGCTGGCCAGCGGCATGGCAGGCGACACCGATGCGCTGCCGATTCGCGCCAACGCACGCCTGGCCTGCGCCACGATCAAGGCGGGCGAAAAAGTGGAATACCAGTTCTCGTCACCCACCCGACGCGGCTACCTCGTGCTCGCCACGGGGCACGCCACCGTCAATGGCAAGGTCGAACTGAATGCCCGCGATGGCGCTGCCATCTTCGGTGAGTCGGCCCTGATCATCACGGCGTCCGAAGACACGGAACTGCTGCTGGTGGACGCGGAAGATCTCCAGTGA
- a CDS encoding hydrolase, whose product MANFHLDVLTPDNCQLIFIDQQPQMAFGVQSIDRQTLKNNVVGLAKAAKVFNVPTTITTVETDSFSGHTYPELLSVYPTHKLLERTSMNSWDDQNVRDALAANKRKKIVVSGLWTEVCNITFALSAIKDADYEIYMVADASGGTSVDAHKYAMDRMVQAGVVPVTWQQVLLEWQRDWAKRDTYDAVMDIVREHSGAYGMGVDYCYTMVHKAAERVKHGDTIGPNPAK is encoded by the coding sequence ATGGCCAACTTCCATCTCGACGTGCTCACACCCGACAACTGCCAGTTGATCTTCATCGACCAGCAGCCGCAAATGGCGTTCGGCGTGCAGTCGATCGACCGCCAGACGCTCAAGAACAATGTCGTTGGTCTGGCCAAGGCGGCCAAGGTGTTCAACGTTCCCACCACCATCACCACGGTGGAAACAGACAGCTTCTCGGGCCACACCTACCCCGAACTGCTCAGCGTGTACCCCACCCACAAGCTGCTGGAGCGTACCTCGATGAATTCGTGGGACGACCAGAACGTGCGTGATGCGTTGGCCGCCAACAAGCGCAAGAAGATCGTGGTGTCGGGTCTGTGGACGGAGGTCTGCAACATCACTTTCGCGCTCAGCGCCATCAAGGATGCCGACTACGAAATCTACATGGTGGCCGATGCATCGGGCGGCACATCGGTGGATGCGCACAAGTACGCCATGGACCGCATGGTGCAGGCCGGTGTGGTGCCCGTCACCTGGCAGCAAGTGCTGCTCGAATGGCAGCGCGACTGGGCCAAACGCGACACCTACGATGCCGTGATGGACATCGTGCGTGAACACTCCGGCGCCTACGGCATGGGCGTGGACTACTGCTACACCATGGTGCACAAGGCCGCCGAGCGCGTGAAGCACGGCGACACCATCGGCCCGAACCCTGCCAAGTGA
- a CDS encoding XapX domain-containing protein: MKLYALSLGAGLLVGIIYSLLSVRSPAPPMIALVGLLGILIGEQIIPVGKQLLAGDTFKSACTQTKATDHVLGSLPGRHGATDSSCKSDKPADTHS; this comes from the coding sequence ATGAAGCTTTACGCCTTGTCGCTAGGCGCTGGCCTGCTGGTCGGCATCATCTACAGCCTGCTCAGCGTGCGCTCCCCCGCCCCGCCCATGATCGCGCTCGTGGGTCTGCTGGGCATCCTCATCGGCGAGCAGATCATCCCCGTCGGCAAACAGCTGCTCGCGGGCGACACCTTCAAATCTGCGTGCACGCAAACCAAGGCCACCGACCACGTGCTCGGCTCGCTGCCCGGACGCCACGGCGCTACAGACTCCTCCTGCAAATCAGACAAGCCAGCAGACACCCACAGCTGA
- a CDS encoding amidohydrolase produces the protein MSNTQPDIIFHNARITTLDRSNPVATAVAIKDGKFVAVGSDEEVLLLAESGTRKVDLKGRSVLPGLTDNHTHVIRGGLNYNLELRWDGVRSLADAMEMLKQQVANTPAPQWVRVVGGFTELQFVEKRLPTLEEINAVAPDTPVFLLHLYDRALLNGAALRAAGYTKDTPEPPGGEIVRDANGNPTGLLLAKPNATILYATLAKGPKLPLDYQINSTRHFMRELNRLGVTGVIDAGGGSQNYPEDYQVIQQLDKDKQITVRLAYNLFTQKPKQEKEDFLKWTSDVTYKQGNDYFRHNGAGEMLVYSAADFEDFRQPRPDMPPQMETELADVVRILAQNKWPWRLHATYDETISRALDVFEQVNREIPFTGLNWFFDHAETISDKSIDRIAALGGGIAVQHRMAYQGEYFTERYGARAAEATPPIKRILEKGVKISAGTDATRVASYNPWVSLSWMITGKTVGGMKMYPERNLLDRETALRMWTENVAWFSNEVGKRGQIAAGQFGDMIVPDKDFFKVPEDDISFMTSELTVVGGRIVYGAGDFASLDDNPLPPAMPDWSPVRRYGGYAAWGEPEGAGKNSLTAARYQSLCGCANSCGLHGHSHAKAWGSSIPASDPKGFFGALGCSCWM, from the coding sequence ATGTCCAACACCCAACCAGACATCATTTTCCATAACGCCCGCATCACCACGCTGGACCGCAGCAACCCCGTGGCCACCGCTGTGGCGATCAAGGACGGCAAGTTCGTGGCCGTGGGCAGCGATGAAGAAGTGCTGCTGCTTGCCGAGAGCGGCACGCGCAAGGTGGACCTCAAGGGCCGCAGTGTTCTGCCGGGCCTGACGGACAACCACACGCACGTGATCCGTGGTGGCCTGAACTACAACCTCGAACTGCGCTGGGACGGCGTGCGTTCACTGGCCGATGCGATGGAGATGCTCAAGCAACAGGTGGCCAACACGCCCGCGCCGCAATGGGTGCGCGTCGTGGGCGGTTTCACGGAGCTCCAGTTCGTTGAAAAGCGCCTGCCCACGCTCGAAGAAATCAACGCCGTCGCGCCCGATACGCCCGTGTTTCTACTGCACCTGTATGACCGCGCATTGCTCAACGGCGCGGCCTTGCGCGCTGCGGGCTACACCAAAGACACGCCCGAACCACCGGGCGGCGAAATCGTGCGCGATGCAAACGGCAACCCCACCGGCCTGCTGCTGGCCAAGCCCAACGCCACGATTCTGTATGCGACGCTCGCCAAGGGCCCGAAGCTGCCGCTCGACTACCAGATCAACTCCACGCGCCACTTCATGCGCGAGTTGAACCGCCTCGGTGTGACCGGCGTGATAGATGCGGGCGGCGGCTCGCAAAACTACCCCGAAGATTACCAAGTGATCCAGCAGCTCGACAAGGACAAGCAGATCACCGTGCGTCTGGCCTACAACCTGTTCACACAAAAGCCCAAGCAAGAGAAGGAAGACTTTCTCAAGTGGACCTCGGACGTCACCTACAAGCAGGGCAACGACTACTTCCGCCACAACGGTGCGGGTGAAATGCTGGTGTACTCGGCCGCCGACTTCGAGGACTTCCGCCAGCCCCGCCCCGACATGCCGCCGCAGATGGAAACCGAGCTGGCCGATGTGGTGCGCATCCTGGCGCAGAACAAGTGGCCTTGGCGTCTGCACGCCACGTACGACGAAACCATTTCCCGCGCGCTCGATGTGTTCGAGCAGGTGAACAGGGAGATCCCATTCACCGGACTCAACTGGTTCTTCGACCATGCGGAAACCATCTCGGACAAATCCATCGACCGCATCGCGGCGCTCGGTGGCGGCATCGCCGTGCAGCACCGCATGGCCTATCAGGGCGAGTACTTCACCGAGCGCTACGGCGCGCGTGCCGCCGAAGCCACGCCGCCCATCAAACGCATTCTTGAAAAAGGCGTGAAGATTTCCGCCGGCACCGATGCCACGCGCGTGGCCTCGTACAACCCGTGGGTGTCGCTGTCGTGGATGATCACCGGCAAAACCGTGGGCGGCATGAAGATGTACCCCGAGCGCAACCTGCTCGACCGCGAAACCGCGCTGCGCATGTGGACCGAGAACGTGGCCTGGTTTTCCAACGAAGTCGGCAAGCGCGGCCAGATCGCGGCCGGTCAGTTCGGCGACATGATCGTGCCCGACAAGGACTTCTTCAAGGTGCCCGAGGACGACATCTCGTTCATGACATCCGAGCTCACCGTGGTCGGTGGACGCATCGTCTACGGCGCTGGAGACTTCGCGTCGCTCGACGACAACCCGCTGCCACCCGCCATGCCCGACTGGTCGCCCGTGCGCCGCTACGGTGGTTATGCCGCATGGGGCGAACCAGAAGGTGCTGGCAAGAACTCGCTGACCGCAGCGCGCTACCAATCGCTGTGCGGCTGCGCCAACAGTTGCGGCCTGCATGGCCACAGCCACGCCAAGGCCTGGGGCTCTAGCATTCCCGCGTCCGACCCCAAGGGCTTCTTCGGCGCGCTGGGCTGCTCGTGCTGGATGTGA
- a CDS encoding DoxX family protein yields the protein MSTPQSFSSKLAALARPVLGSNAIRFLAYLGLCAAYLQGGFNKLTDFNGALGEMNHFGLAPAGVFAVLVIILELGASALILTGWMRWLGALALAGFTLMATFIALRYWELPVGPERFGAANSFYEHLGLIGGFLLVAWLDLKERERVAA from the coding sequence ATGTCCACCCCACAGTCCTTCAGCAGCAAACTGGCCGCCTTGGCGCGGCCGGTTCTTGGCAGCAACGCGATCCGCTTTCTCGCCTACCTCGGGCTGTGCGCGGCGTATCTGCAAGGCGGCTTCAACAAGCTCACCGATTTCAACGGCGCTTTGGGCGAAATGAACCACTTCGGCCTCGCACCCGCTGGCGTGTTCGCGGTGCTGGTGATCATTCTGGAACTGGGCGCATCGGCCCTGATCCTCACAGGCTGGATGCGCTGGCTTGGCGCGTTGGCCCTCGCAGGTTTCACGCTGATGGCCACCTTCATCGCTCTGCGCTACTGGGAACTGCCCGTCGGCCCCGAACGTTTTGGCGCTGCCAACTCGTTCTACGAACATCTGGGCCTGATCGGCGGCTTTCTGCTGGTCGCATGGTTGGACCTGAAAGAACGCGAACGCGTCGCAGCTTGA